The following nucleotide sequence is from Corylus avellana chromosome ca7, CavTom2PMs-1.0.
ATTAAAGCTAGACATTAAGGAATATCATTTAACACAGAatcaaggaaaatatatatcttCCCATTCCAGCAGTTGTAGAACTTCACAAAGTGCATCTgcttttttttgaaagtttagatTAGAGACGTTGTAATCAGAAGCTCATATTGCTATTTGCTAGAACAGAAGATCATATTGCTTATCATCGAATATAAGAGAAGTATAGAATAGAACAAGTGGAAAAACAAATATAGGGTAGCTTGCCTTCCAGTGGTGAACTACAATATTTCTAATGACTTCTGCATTCTCATAGGCTAACTTGGAAGCCAAGATGCAAAGGTGGTCCATAAGAACCCGATTCCCCATTTCTACTTTTGTACTTCTCTCTCCCAAAACAGAGTCACCATTCTCTTGCAGTAAGCATTGGCCCTCGTATAGGTCCACCCGCGGCGACCCGCCCATCTAAATGTCCCTTTGTACTTATGAAAGTTTCTGTCTCAGACTTATAGGTCACCCCAATATCAGACAAAAAAACTGTACTGCTCAAGTAGAATGGTAAAGtataacaaataaatttctCATGTACCCATAGATCTGGCAGGATCTTAATTGGATGGTTCATTGCATCATCGGAGAACCTGCATTGGTTTTCAGGACTGTATTTAAACAATGACTACGCCCAAGAAACGGATGACAAAACACCAATATTTAGATAGAGAACATAACTATCTGCAAGATTGCATTTACTTGGATAGTCTAAATAACTAGAAAACAAAGCAATTTGGAAGActagaattgaaaaaattgtaCACAAAATATCAGAACTGGGAATCCAGATGAAGAAGTTAAAATGTATGCACTGTCAGAGACTTGTGTCATTTTTCACTTCAATGTAGGTACCAGACTTGCTTCTAAACTAATTCTTTTAATGATAGGTTATGAGCAAAGTAACAAAAATCTCATTTATGTAACAACTAAATGGACAAGAGATTACAATTGTAATTATAGGTCAACAATGTATACTTAGAGGTAGAATACATCACTTGATCGTAGTTTCAAAATACATCCTCAAGGAAACAAAATGGggctaaaaattattttagcaGGTACACTGTAATAAAATCTGCATCAAATAcatgaaaaactttttttgtaaGTATACATATCTGTTCAAAGGATGTGTTGAAGGAATTATGTACTAATCCTTATTTTGGTCTTGTGGGGTTGCCCCTACATTCTTCAGCCAATCAACTACTTCCTGGATGGCTGGTCTCTTGAAAGGATTATGGTTGACGCACATGCAGGCCACATCAAGCACCTGCAGCATCTCCTCCTCAAATCCCTTCCCTTTAAGGAGGGGGTCAAAGATTTGGTCTTGCTTGCCCTCACTCCTCATTTGGTTCACCCAGACAACCAACTCTCTCGACATCTTGGGTTTGAATACCTCCATAGGCCTCTTCCCAGTGAGTAGCTCAAGCACGACAACCCCGAAACTGTACACGTCTCCCCTCAAAGTAGCCACCCATGATTGCCCGTATTCTGGGGGAATGTAACCCAAGGTACCAACAAGCTCAGTTGTAACATGTGTTTGATAAGGATTAATCAATCGGGACAAGCCGAAATCTGCAACATGTGCTTCGAACTCGTGGTTCAGGAGGATATTGCTGGACTTGATGTCACGATGCACAATGTGCGGCTCGCATATCAGGTGCATGTAAGCCAACCCACAGCTTGCTCCCTGTGCAATTTTCAGACGAGTTGGCCAATCTAGCTGAGATGCACCATCAGCCTTCTCATGCAGCCAGTAATCCAAACTCCCATTCTCCATATAGGAATACATAAGTAGCCGAGAGCCATCATGTGTGCAATAACCTTGCAGGGAAACCAGGTTCTTGTGTTGGGTTGTGGACAGAGCCTCTACCTCTGCTCTGAATTCCCTTTCCATCAGTCCCATGTCTCCTGAGAGTTTTTTAAGAGCCAGCTTGCTGCCGTTTGCTAATGTTGCTTTATAAACCAAACCAAAACCCCCACACCCTATGATGTTTGCCTGACTAAAATTGTCCGTGGCTTTCACAATTTCGGATATGGTAAGATCCTTGATTTCATTCGTGCTGTTTTGGAACAATACCACTACGCTATTATCCTTGTCAACCTCAGGAGGAACCAGCGGATTCGAGTTGCAAGAGATCAAATCCAACTCCATCTTGTCGGTATCCCCTCTCGGAATGATCCTCCTCTTGGACAATATCCACAGTGCTATCATGGTGATGATAAAACCAGTTCCAAAACAGATCAAAAGGACGAGTCCAACAATAAGCTTTTTGTTTGAGCCTTTTCGAGTTGCAATTCCAGATTGACTAGAGCAAGAGTGCTGCACGATTTTGCCACACAACCCTGGATTCCCTTCAAAACTGGAAATGGGAAAAGTATCAAACTGACCTCCAGATGGTATTGGCCCTTGAAGATCATTGTATGCAACGCTGAATGAAGATAAGAAATGTAGACCTATAAGTGAAGCAGGGATTCCACCAGATAGATGGTTTCTGGAGAGATCCAATTTCTCTAAGTTGGTGAGGCCAGAAATTTGGTCGGGAATGTTGCCACTGAAGTTGTTAATGCTGAGATCCAACACATGAAGAACCTTCAATAGGCCAATCTCAGAAGGGATATTGCCACTGAGGGTGTTGTTATTCAGGTATATAGCTGGAGGAAGGTTGGACAGCTGATTGTACTGGTTTTTGGTAGCATTGTTGGGCATAACAAAAACAGGCAATTCTAGATAAGTGCGGTCCACTTTCTCATAATTCCTTTGTGACATAAGCGCTGGTAATTGACAGAGCTCCAGGGGAAATTCTCCTATAAGGTGGTTAACAGACAAGTCTATGTAGAAAAGCATAGGCAGGCTACCCAACCAACCAGGAATTGAACCTGTGAGTGTATTAATAGACAAGTCCAAGACCTCAAGTTGCTGAAGCTTAGCAAGCCAGTTGGGCACTTGACCAGTGAAGTTGCAACCGCCCAAAGCTAAAATTTGAAGCTTTTGGAATCCATCCTGATCCACTGTGTTGTCATCATATGGCATTGGTTCATTGAAGAAATTCATGGAGATTACAAGAGTGCTGAGGTTCTTGCAGCCCATCAGATTCCCCATTGCCCCGGTGAAGTTCGTCAGTGTGTTGTTAGAAAGGGAGAGGAAAGACAGAGACTGCAGCGCAATTATGTCAGGCGAGATCTGTCCTGTTAGCCGATTAGTGGCCATTCTAATTGCTGTTAGTGACTTGCATGAGTAAAGGCTTGGTGGGAAGTTACCGGTAAAGTTGTTGTTGCCGAGGTCAAGGATGGTAAGGCGGACAAGTTTGGAGAAATCGAAAGTGGAGATATCGCCTTCCAAGTGGTTGACCCGTAAATTCAATGTGGTGAGATTGGTGCAATTCGACAGAGACGGGGGCAGAGAACCAGTGAGGTTATTGATGTGAAGAAGCAGATGTTCGATGTTGGAGAGCATGCCAATATCCCTGGGGATGTTGCCAACCAATTGGTTAGAGTAGAGCTCAAGGATTCTGAGGTTGGTGAGGCGGAGGATGCCTTCGCCAATGGTTCCAGAGATGCGATTGAGAGGTAAGGAGAGTTCTTGGAGTGCAGAAGCATTATAAATGTCAGGCGGAAGTGGTCCTGAAAGATCATTGAAACCCGCTCGGAAAATCTCCAGCACGGAACAAAATCCGAGTCCCCGAACAATTTGGCCGGTAAAATGATTGTAGGAGAAGTCCAAGAATCTGACCGAATTCCGGGACGAGTTATCCAAACAGAAAATAGAAGCGGGGATAGAGCCCATGAAGCTGTTGTGGCTAACATTGAAACTTGTCAAAGTCCCCTCTGCTACCGCTTGCTGCAGGAATGAAGATGGGATTTCCCCGCTGAATTGATTGCCAGAAAAATCCACCGTCTGCAGGGTACTGGTGGTATAGGAGGAGGATGGTAATTCGCCGGAGAGACGATTGTAGCTCAAATCAAGGATCTGGAGGCGGTTCAGGGATGAGAAGAAATCGGAGGGGAGCGAACCGGTGAGGGTGTTGTTGGAGAGATTGAGGTGAGAGAGGTAGGTATGGTTTGTGATAGACGGGGAGATGAAGCCGGTGAGTGATTTGGAAGATAGCGAAAGCAGAGTAACCCGAAGATCACCACTGCCGGCGATAGGCTCGCAAGAAACCCCTTCCCATACGCAGCAATCGCTGGAAGACCAATTGAGAGGAGGAGCTGCAGATATGTTGAGCTTCAAGGACAAGAGGAAGTCACGATCGAGTGGGTCGCAGGCGGCTGTAGCCGCAACACAGCAAGACAGAATTAGAATCTTCAACAGCAAGACAACCATCGAGTAGGAAGTCTGTTGTTGTATATCGTTGTCTTTCATCGGAGGAACAAACACAGAAGAAGAGGACACGACGACAAGACTAGCAGAACCTCTACCTTTGTAAATCTGCATCAGCGTTTACTTTTTGGGGGAAGCGTTGTTGTACGAAGATTGGTGGTGGCAGCAGCAGCAGTACAAGTGATGGCGAACACCCCCATTGACCCTTAACCGGAGTAGAGACAATGAGATAGTGACGTTGACATTTGAGATGGATAGAAAGACTCCTTCCACTTCCAGGTATTCTTATTAATTCCCTTATCAGCGTTTACTTTTGGGACTCTCGGGCAATTTCCAATCATCATCgtcattgatttgattactatatatatatatatatatatgagaataacGTGTAGAGCAGATATcccagagaaagagagagagagagagagagagaggtgggtGGATGGGGTGGTCGGAACCCAAAATGTAGAGATCACGCCGTCAACTCTTGCTGCTTTCACCCCCACTCGGCCACTCCTCCCTTTggtttattagttttttttttgctttttgcttCTAGTCCACCCTTCGGTCTTGTATTGGTCTTTTGTGTTTTGGCACGAAAGTTTGAGGATTGTCCATAGTGGGGTGGGaggtggggaaaaaaaaaggaggagggTTCATTATTCCACCTGTCAACTAACATGTTACTTTACATATTAATGTGGGTGGTAGGGCAGATATTATAAATTAGTAACAAATCGTAGCGTAGATTGTACAAATCTATAGTTTAGAAAAGGACATTATGATTGAATAACTATAGCTAATCCTAAAAATTATGGACAAtacatatttttattgtattaatATGTTGGAAAATTGATATATGAAGGATTAGAGCAGTGAGGGAAATTAAAATGAAGATGTAAGAGCATTTAcattggtttatgtatatttttatggaaaatggctaatcaaaatCTATTTTATATAGTTTAGGTAAtgagttttttaaaacattatacatccgattatctttttttttttttttttttttaaaactatgtcatgtaattttttattattattatttttttttataaggattgtattttttctaaagatcatatttttcaatttttaagaaaataagagatgtagaaagagaaatagtaggataaaattttgagaaaagagaggtagagagagaaatagtatattaatgagatagATGTGTGAACAGTATATCGTTACAtgcaaaaatgtattttacatTTGAGATACATAATTTGATGTAGAaggttttttagtgttttgcttatctattttaaataaaagtaagaaatgatGGCTTGTGAGTGCTCTAATGcaaataattattaagttttgtttatctgattttttaatgtttgtagggaaaaggaaaaggaaaaaaaatgttatctcTAATGGCAtatataccctttttttttaatttttaatttttattcaaagcgggagaggaggaaaagagaaaacggCATATAATCTTGATTATTGAATGGTtggagttttgttttgttctcaAATAATGGTAGGAAGATCGTTTACAAAAAGCGCGTTAAGCGCTCTGTAGCTTTAAGAGGAATCCTcctttccctatatatatatatgttgtgacaACTAGAAGTATGTaagtaaaattattaaaaaacccCTCGTGATTTTCTCGATTTTTGTCTTTAAACTttagttttcaatttcaccaattTAAGACCCGATTTTacagaaaatttaaatttgagactttcttctatttgattttttaatcaaataaataataaaaataacataaaaaacattaagagtctgtttggaattgcgttcgagaacttaaaaagtatttttattatctaaaaagttggcatgtttggtaaaaaattttaaaagtgtttatttgatttttcactataaaaatagttaaaacacacttttagcaaaagtttaaaaatggagattttgccaaaaagcgtttttttttttttttactgaaaaactctttttcaaatacaatctcaaacatagtAACTATGAGCCACCCTCTATGAAGCAACAAAGAGTGTGGCTTGCGCCTCCTatactaaaatattttttagaatttttgttgttttcgaATTCGCTTGAGCAAATATGGTTGGagataattttgaattttttttttagcagcatatttgtttttttttattaacatgtggtatcaaagccacatTTATGCTATTTTTATCTAGTCGCCCCTGACCCATATGTACCAATGCACTAAGCTTAAAAGAGTAGATGTATGATCGAGGAGAAGAGATTCTATGCCAAAGAGCACTCCTTGCAACCttatcaaaactatttttttgttattttgttgaggcaatttaacaaaagtagcttaaattttcacttttcaaacatgctatttaaaaaaaaaaaaaaaaaaatagtgaaataaACAATActtaccaaatataaaaaagtattGTTCATTCACCAATAATTCTATTGATTAAACatcttatttctctctcttcttttttgcttttagttcttttttttttttttttttttcctaagaataaacaaatctttgaaaaataatacttaaatggaatagtaaaagtggattgttaaaatagtaagACTGCTGTGAGTGCTCTAAAAATGtgagttattaaaataattaaaagtgcacttttagttattttagtaAGGCTAGTAGGAATGCTCTAAGCTAGAGAAAAACTGGAGAGTTTACAAAGGCTGGTCGAGCAAGATCCTATCAATGAGAGCCTTTATCGCTGGATGTCATGGCAGTTCAGGACTATAGTGATCTCAACCAAGTAGAGGAAAGCTTCCTTAGGCAAAAATCCTGTATTCAGTGGCTAAACTTAAGTGAAGAATGTCAAGTTTTTACATATTCAACTTGAGACAACAAATAGCGAAAAAACATTGCATTTATAGAGAACGAAATCTGAATTTTGTCTAATATATTTGGTGTGCGATCTCTAATTGGAGTGAAATGTCGGTTTCTCAGTTCAGCTATGGAGCTTATGAGCCTCAAATCTTAGCACTATCCATCAATTTATGCATTCAAAAATTAATACAAACACAGAGGGTTTTGACAGAAAAGTCGTTTCGATCCAATCCATTCTTGGTGTCAAATAAAGACAAAGGATATGTCAGTGACCTAGCACACCAAAGCCACTCTCCAACATCACATAATGTCTAATTTTGGTCAGAATTGCAATAGTAATATTCTGTTAGATTCTTATGTCGAAATACGAGAAAACTTCATTCAATTCTCGATGGAAACAGAGTTTTGCAGCCAACCTTGAGGTTGACTTGCTTAAGGTACCAAGCCCATGAATAGGCTTAGACACGTCTAGCTAAGTCAAAATGTGTATGTGTATGGGCTAAACAACGCTATCTTAACCGCTCATATTCATGACATCTTTCTAATATAGAACTCAATTCTTCTTCCACTAAAACATGTTTAATAAACATGAGCCTTTAACCAAGCTTTGACCAAGCTGCCCGTGAGTAGCTTGTTTACACCTCTTAAGGTCTTgaccttttgttttgttcatatCTTTAATAGTTGACTAAAGTTATATGCGATTGGGGGAGGAGAGAGCCTTCATTCTCGTTGGCCCTCCCCTCCCACAATTCTCTCCCTTGGCTTATTGTGCTAAAGTAGTTGATGATGGGAAGGCTAGTAAAAGAAGCAAGTGGATGCCCATGTGAATCCGTCAAACAAACAAGGTATACCAACCTTGAAAAGTAAAACTCTACCTATCACCCGCCCGCCAATATATGTTCGACTTCAATGGACAGTACACACGGCTTCCACACGCACCTCACTTGGAATTTGGAAATTATGACACATTGAGCAAACTTGTTTCCACCTTGGACGCAAACCCATTGCAAAATCTACCAAATCTTCGCTCATTTACTAATTACAACGTTGGGTTACCAAatctagaaaagaaaagaaaaatgctaagaaTCCTCgcattcatattattttttattcttaaaacaaaaacattaacaaacaatccaagaacacaaaacacttaaaagtaTTGTTTTCACCGTAAAACACTCTTCCAgaccaaaaacaagaaaagaacttTCAAAGCGCATTACCAAACATACCATAAGCCATTGAGATCCACAACCGATACTCATTTGGCTGCAAGAATCAttgggaagaaagagagagagagagagaggcataaACAATTTATCCATTGATCTGCAGAGCCTTTCCAAATGTAGTAGATAAAATGCATAAACAATTTAGAGAAcaagatgcacatatttttttttgggactttTGTTAGCCATTTTAAGCAGAAATTCATAATAACATCTAGCTATACACAATGTGGATCATTGTCAATATATAGTAGGTCAATTTCTACAACTAGCAACATTTGTGACCAAACCATTTTGAACCATAATCATCTCTCCTTATAACAATGAAGGTTATACAAATCAACCCATTATTTATCACTACACTCTTGGGCAACCTAATAAACAGTAAGCATATGAAGCTCCACGCCAACACCCATGCACATACCCACAAAAGATAATAACCAAGAAATACCCATAAATGGTTAATTCCATTTGTTGCAATGCATTATCCAGAACTGGCCAAACTTGCACTGTTTTCCAGTGGCGACTAAAATAACCAATGAGAAAATTATTGTAAATGAAACAAGCAAATGTAGAGAgctttaacaaaataataataataataaaaaaaaaaaaaagactctcAATACACTCACCCGTGAGATCTCTGGACATCTAAATTCAATCATAGGCATTATTCTCTCACAGTTTCAGACCAATACACagccaaaaccaaaaaaccatGTTGCCAAATTCTCATAGGcaatattatcattaataagAATGTACATCTGCATGGTGTTTCCTCGGTTCTACAAGCCCATTCAGTCCCATCACAACAAAGAAACAGATAAATTAAACTAATTAGACATTGAAAACAGGATTAATAATATTACACAAGTGTAGAGCTAAAACACAGTTTGCAAACATCCATTTATCTTGCTGGGGAAAAGTAATTAGAGGGGCAGACCAATATGCTCTTCAAAAGATAAGCATGTTCTTCCATATTTACATAAGAGAGAGGCGACACCCTTTCAAAAGTTTCAGAATTTTATACTCAAAATTGGCCATGAA
It contains:
- the LOC132186909 gene encoding tyrosine-sulfated glycopeptide receptor 1; this encodes MQIYKGRGSASLVVVSSSSVFVPPMKDNDIQQQTSYSMVVLLLKILILSCCVAATAACDPLDRDFLLSLKLNISAAPPLNWSSSDCCVWEGVSCEPIAGSGDLRVTLLSLSSKSLTGFISPSITNHTYLSHLNLSNNTLTGSLPSDFFSSLNRLQILDLSYNRLSGELPSSSYTTSTLQTVDFSGNQFSGEIPSSFLQQAVAEGTLTSFNVSHNSFMGSIPASIFCLDNSSRNSVRFLDFSYNHFTGQIVRGLGFCSVLEIFRAGFNDLSGPLPPDIYNASALQELSLPLNRISGTIGEGILRLTNLRILELYSNQLVGNIPRDIGMLSNIEHLLLHINNLTGSLPPSLSNCTNLTTLNLRVNHLEGDISTFDFSKLVRLTILDLGNNNFTGNFPPSLYSCKSLTAIRMATNRLTGQISPDIIALQSLSFLSLSNNTLTNFTGAMGNLMGCKNLSTLVISMNFFNEPMPYDDNTVDQDGFQKLQILALGGCNFTGQVPNWLAKLQQLEVLDLSINTLTGSIPGWLGSLPMLFYIDLSVNHLIGEFPLELCQLPALMSQRNYEKVDRTYLELPVFVMPNNATKNQYNQLSNLPPAIYLNNNTLSGNIPSEIGLLKVLHVLDLSINNFSGNIPDQISGLTNLEKLDLSRNHLSGGIPASLIGLHFLSSFSVAYNDLQGPIPSGGQFDTFPISSFEGNPGLCGKIVQHSCSSQSGIATRKGSNKKLIVGLVLLICFGTGFIITMIALWILSKRRIIPRGDTDKMELDLISCNSNPLVPPEVDKDNSVVVLFQNSTNEIKDLTISEIVKATDNFSQANIIGCGGFGLVYKATLANGSKLALKKLSGDMGLMEREFRAEVEALSTTQHKNLVSLQGYCTHDGSRLLMYSYMENGSLDYWLHEKADGASQLDWPTRLKIAQGASCGLAYMHLICEPHIVHRDIKSSNILLNHEFEAHVADFGLSRLINPYQTHVTTELVGTLGYIPPEYGQSWVATLRGDVYSFGVVVLELLTGKRPMEVFKPKMSRELVVWVNQMRSEGKQDQIFDPLLKGKGFEEEMLQVLDVACMCVNHNPFKRPAIQEVVDWLKNVGATPQDQNKD